A single window of Vigna unguiculata cultivar IT97K-499-35 chromosome 1, ASM411807v1, whole genome shotgun sequence DNA harbors:
- the LOC114187816 gene encoding uncharacterized protein LOC114187816 yields MFKEARREGKRPDWIRDSIWNSLLEKWNMPMYREKCDTAKKNRLFEKGGSLHTGGSISVHDHAIHLTEELGRAVHVDEIFEQTHIRKATGDFVDERSRRTHTQASSSQQVNPEQIIQLQTRLATSEERIHQMSSQFQTQFDTIQNFIGAIIQYLPPSAAAIAQTIFQQPNIVQGNQAEQENQVQHQQVEQDQEEAHISPRPYRDY; encoded by the exons ATGTTTAAAGAGGCTCGAAGAGAAGGTAAGAGGCCTGATTGGATTAGAGATTCTATTTGGAACAGTTTGTTGGAGAAATGGAACATGCCTATGTATCGAGAGAAATGTGATACAGCTAAGAAAAATCGATTATTTGAAAAAGGTGGGAGTTTGCACACGGGGGGATCTATCAGCGTGCATGACCATGCTATTCATTTG ACAGAGGAGCTTGGTCGTGCAGTCCATGTTGATGAAATCTTTGAACAAACGCACATACGAAAGGCTACAGGGGATTTTGTCGATGAGAGATCTAGGCGGACACAT ACACAAGCATCTTCTAGTCAGCAAGTAAATCCAGAGCAGATTATTCAACTTCAAACACGACTAGCAACTAGTGAAGAGCGCATTCATCAAATGAGTTCCCAATTTCAAACCCAATTTGATACgatacaaaattttattggtGCAATCATCCAGTATTTGCCGCCTTCAGCAGCAGCGATTGCACAAACTATTTTCCAACAGCCAAATATTGTGCAAGGGAATCAGGCTGAACAAGAGAATCAAGTGCAGCATCAACAAGTGGAACAAGATCAAGAAGAAGCCCATATTTCACCTCGTCCTTATCGTGATTATTAG
- the LOC114176312 gene encoding glutathione S-transferase U19-like translates to MADEVVLLDFWPSPFGMRLRIALSEKGIEYEYRQENLRNKSSLLLQMNPVHKKIPVLIHHGKPICESLIAVQYIDEVWNHTNPFLPSDPYLKAQALFWSDYADKKIFDVGRKIWTSKGEEKEGAKKELIEALKLLEEELGDKTYFGGDNLGFVDVALVPFYTWFKGYETFGSFSIESECPKFIAWAKRCLQRESVAKSLPDQHKVYEFIVELRKKLGIE, encoded by the exons ATGGCAGATGAAGTGGTTCTGTTGGATTTCTGGCCAAGTCCATTTGGGATGAGACTGAGAATTGCACTTTCTGAAAAGGGTATAGAGTATGAGTACAGACAAGAGAATTTGAGGAACAAGAGTTCTTTACTCCTTCAAATGAACCCGGTTCACAAGAAAATCCCTGTTCTCATCCACCATGGCAAGCCCATTTGTGAATCTCTCATTGCTGTTCAGTACATTGATGAGGTTTGGAATCACACAAATCCCTTTTTGCCTTCTGACCCTTACCTGAAAGCTCAGGCTTTATTCTGGTCTGATTATGCTGACAAGAAG ATATTTGATGTTGGAAGGAAGATTTGGACATCAAAAGGAGAGGAAAAAGAAGGTGCCAAGAAGGAGTTGATAGAAGCCCTTAAATTGTTGGAGGAAGAGCTGGGAGACAAGACTTATTTTGGAGGAGACAACCTTGGTTTTGTGGATGTAGCACTTGTCCCATTCTACACTTGGTTCAAGGGCTATGAGACTTTTGGCTCCTTTAGCATAGAGAGTGAATGCCCCAAGTTTATTGCTTGGGCCAAGAGGTGCCTCCAAAGGGAGAGTGTTGCCAAGTCTCTTCCTGATCAACATAAGGTCTATGAGTTCATTGTGGAGCTAAGAAAGAAGTTAGGCATTGAGTAA